A window from Thermodesulfatator atlanticus DSM 21156 encodes these proteins:
- the cbiD gene encoding cobalt-precorrin-5B (C(1))-methyltransferase CbiD produces the protein MKKRLRTGYTTGACAAAATKAALLYLLSGKRPTKVELTLPTGTKIPIPVAEVFKNSKGVQATVIKDAGDDPDVTNGAEIVARVRLLTEQKILIRGGKGVGVVTKPGLPVPPGEPAINPTPRQMIEQAAREVLENGQGAEITIIVPEGEKLAQKTLNPRLGIVGGISILGTTGLVKPVSAEAWLATIETSLSVARALGLEQVVLSFGRASELSHMKHFGFPEEAYVPMGDYVEFSVKAAFRYGFKKIDLCGQWAKLLKCALVAENPPAVPEDYGFTTHVRHGMVRPDEAQRAFARWGIKLPELPPLNTARELLLFIQKMPENLQKEVFSAVLKRVKKLAQAFAPEVETRVVLISYQREVLFVL, from the coding sequence ATGAAAAAGAGGCTTAGGACCGGCTACACCACCGGGGCTTGTGCCGCTGCGGCCACCAAGGCCGCCCTGCTTTACCTGCTTTCTGGCAAAAGGCCCACAAAAGTCGAGCTAACGCTTCCCACGGGGACCAAAATCCCCATCCCGGTGGCAGAGGTCTTTAAAAACAGCAAAGGGGTGCAGGCCACGGTGATAAAAGACGCTGGAGACGACCCAGACGTGACAAACGGCGCCGAAATAGTGGCCAGGGTGCGCCTTCTCACGGAGCAAAAAATCCTGATCCGCGGGGGAAAGGGCGTAGGCGTGGTGACCAAACCCGGGCTTCCCGTGCCCCCTGGCGAGCCTGCCATAAACCCTACCCCGCGCCAAATGATCGAACAGGCCGCCCGGGAGGTCTTAGAAAACGGCCAGGGCGCGGAGATCACCATAATCGTCCCAGAAGGCGAAAAGCTTGCCCAAAAGACCCTTAACCCCCGGCTTGGTATCGTGGGAGGTATTTCCATCCTTGGCACCACGGGCCTTGTTAAGCCTGTTTCCGCTGAGGCCTGGCTGGCCACCATTGAGACAAGCCTGAGTGTGGCCAGGGCCCTTGGTCTTGAACAGGTAGTACTTTCCTTTGGGCGCGCCTCAGAGCTCTCTCACATGAAACACTTTGGCTTTCCCGAGGAGGCTTACGTGCCCATGGGAGACTACGTGGAGTTTTCCGTAAAGGCCGCCTTCCGTTACGGCTTCAAAAAAATCGACCTCTGCGGCCAGTGGGCCAAGCTTTTAAAATGCGCGCTTGTGGCGGAAAACCCACCTGCTGTGCCAGAAGACTACGGCTTTACCACCCACGTGCGCCACGGCATGGTACGCCCTGATGAGGCCCAAAGGGCCTTTGCCAGATGGGGCATAAAGCTCCCTGAGCTTCCCCCGCTAAATACCGCCCGCGAGCTCCTGTTATTTATCCAAAAAATGCCTGAAAACTTGCAAAAAGAGGTCTTTTCCGCGGTATTAAAAAGGGTTAAAAAGCTCGCCCAGGCCTTTGCCCCAGAGGTAGAAACCAGGGTTGTCCTTATATCCTACCAGCGGGAGGTGCTCTTTGTGCTTTAA